One genomic window of Megachile rotundata isolate GNS110a chromosome 12, iyMegRotu1, whole genome shotgun sequence includes the following:
- the LOC100881635 gene encoding uncharacterized protein LOC100881635 isoform X1, whose translation MSSSKCVKQPRKNYVKEQQEMTHSEKLRLIDDELNAFYKYCQQAGFTEEEMDIICQPLVAAMRRSWLQLVFRGTIVLIVLGTLACLAAQLDFVGTHFTAISRLLLIKVLPIWNWQPLYYENCMINNPFYNDYMITEEDCVTCEALETIDRLSDVRYRNLVDNYLSRDAPAIITDAMDSWAVMNTDYFWFDNITHLYLENERLMETVPCALTSNLRTGSSDLAAFLRRVHSPEVAKWFVHWQNCEINAVKVLRKYYQRPYFLSSTVSPAHFNWVLMSSDYNSPSYKKVELDTGLIALAQLRGATQLRLTPINPCNSSCPELIADLHQGEMLVFTNLMWTLEYAPMRGLDNIAILTETVWEEET comes from the exons ATGTCGAGCAGTAAATGTGTTAAACAACCTCGCAAAAACTATGTAAAAGAACAGCAGGAAATGACCCATTCGGAAAAACTACGGTTGATAGATGATGAGTTGAACGCGTTTTACAA GTATTGTCAACAGGCAGGTTTTACAGAGGAGGAAATGGATATTATTTGTCAACCATTAGTAGCTGCAATGCGGCGTTCTTGGTTGCAACTTGTCTTCCGTGGTACAATTGTCTTGATAGTTCTTGGCACATTGGCTTGTTTAGCGGCACAACTTGATTTTGTTGGAACACATTTTACTGCAATCAGTCGTCTTTTATTGATTAAAGTCTTGCCAATTTGGAACTGGCAACCTTTATATTATGAAAACTGTATGATCAACAATCCCTTCTATAATGATTATATGATAACAGAAGAAGATTGCGTG ACCTGTGAAGCTTTGGAAACCATCGATCGTTTGTCAGATGTGAGATACCGTAATCTTGTTGATAACTATTTAAGTCGTGATGCACCTGCAATCATTACTGATGCAATGGATTCTTGGGCAGTCATGAACACAGACTATTTCTGGTTTGATAATATTACTCAT CTTTATTTGGAGAACGAACGATTAATGGAAACCGTACCATGCGCTTTGACCTCAAATTTGAGAACCGGTTCATCCGATTTGGCAGCATTTTTACGTCGGGTGCATTCTCCAGAAGTAGCTAAGTGGTTTGTGCATTGGCAAAATTGCGAGATCAATGCGGTAAAGGTGTTGCGGAAATATTATCAGCGTCCGTACTTCCTTTCGAGTACAGTCTCGCCAGCACATTTCAACTGGGTGCTCATGTCTTCGGATTATAATAGTCCAAGTTATAAAAAGGTAGAACTAGACACTGGTCTCATTGCTCTGGCTCAGTTGAGAGGAGCTACGCAACTTCGTTTGACTCCTATAAATCCTTGCAATAGTTCTTGTCCTGAGTTAATAGCAGATCTGCATCAAGGCGAAATGC TGGTATTTACCAATTTGATGTGGACTCTGGAGTATGCGCCAATGAGAGGATTGGACAATATTGCTATCTTAACTGAGACTGTCTGGGAAGAGGAAACATAG
- the LOC100881635 gene encoding uncharacterized protein LOC100881635 isoform X2 has protein sequence MRPLFYRYCQQAGFTEEEMDIICQPLVAAMRRSWLQLVFRGTIVLIVLGTLACLAAQLDFVGTHFTAISRLLLIKVLPIWNWQPLYYENCMINNPFYNDYMITEEDCVTCEALETIDRLSDVRYRNLVDNYLSRDAPAIITDAMDSWAVMNTDYFWFDNITHLYLENERLMETVPCALTSNLRTGSSDLAAFLRRVHSPEVAKWFVHWQNCEINAVKVLRKYYQRPYFLSSTVSPAHFNWVLMSSDYNSPSYKKVELDTGLIALAQLRGATQLRLTPINPCNSSCPELIADLHQGEMLVFTNLMWTLEYAPMRGLDNIAILTETVWEEET, from the exons ATGAGACCACTGTTTTACAGGTATTGTCAACAGGCAGGTTTTACAGAGGAGGAAATGGATATTATTTGTCAACCATTAGTAGCTGCAATGCGGCGTTCTTGGTTGCAACTTGTCTTCCGTGGTACAATTGTCTTGATAGTTCTTGGCACATTGGCTTGTTTAGCGGCACAACTTGATTTTGTTGGAACACATTTTACTGCAATCAGTCGTCTTTTATTGATTAAAGTCTTGCCAATTTGGAACTGGCAACCTTTATATTATGAAAACTGTATGATCAACAATCCCTTCTATAATGATTATATGATAACAGAAGAAGATTGCGTG ACCTGTGAAGCTTTGGAAACCATCGATCGTTTGTCAGATGTGAGATACCGTAATCTTGTTGATAACTATTTAAGTCGTGATGCACCTGCAATCATTACTGATGCAATGGATTCTTGGGCAGTCATGAACACAGACTATTTCTGGTTTGATAATATTACTCAT CTTTATTTGGAGAACGAACGATTAATGGAAACCGTACCATGCGCTTTGACCTCAAATTTGAGAACCGGTTCATCCGATTTGGCAGCATTTTTACGTCGGGTGCATTCTCCAGAAGTAGCTAAGTGGTTTGTGCATTGGCAAAATTGCGAGATCAATGCGGTAAAGGTGTTGCGGAAATATTATCAGCGTCCGTACTTCCTTTCGAGTACAGTCTCGCCAGCACATTTCAACTGGGTGCTCATGTCTTCGGATTATAATAGTCCAAGTTATAAAAAGGTAGAACTAGACACTGGTCTCATTGCTCTGGCTCAGTTGAGAGGAGCTACGCAACTTCGTTTGACTCCTATAAATCCTTGCAATAGTTCTTGTCCTGAGTTAATAGCAGATCTGCATCAAGGCGAAATGC TGGTATTTACCAATTTGATGTGGACTCTGGAGTATGCGCCAATGAGAGGATTGGACAATATTGCTATCTTAACTGAGACTGTCTGGGAAGAGGAAACATAG
- the LOC100881635 gene encoding uncharacterized protein LOC100881635 isoform X3: MDIICQPLVAAMRRSWLQLVFRGTIVLIVLGTLACLAAQLDFVGTHFTAISRLLLIKVLPIWNWQPLYYENCMINNPFYNDYMITEEDCVTCEALETIDRLSDVRYRNLVDNYLSRDAPAIITDAMDSWAVMNTDYFWFDNITHLYLENERLMETVPCALTSNLRTGSSDLAAFLRRVHSPEVAKWFVHWQNCEINAVKVLRKYYQRPYFLSSTVSPAHFNWVLMSSDYNSPSYKKVELDTGLIALAQLRGATQLRLTPINPCNSSCPELIADLHQGEMLVFTNLMWTLEYAPMRGLDNIAILTETVWEEET; this comes from the exons ATGGATATTATTTGTCAACCATTAGTAGCTGCAATGCGGCGTTCTTGGTTGCAACTTGTCTTCCGTGGTACAATTGTCTTGATAGTTCTTGGCACATTGGCTTGTTTAGCGGCACAACTTGATTTTGTTGGAACACATTTTACTGCAATCAGTCGTCTTTTATTGATTAAAGTCTTGCCAATTTGGAACTGGCAACCTTTATATTATGAAAACTGTATGATCAACAATCCCTTCTATAATGATTATATGATAACAGAAGAAGATTGCGTG ACCTGTGAAGCTTTGGAAACCATCGATCGTTTGTCAGATGTGAGATACCGTAATCTTGTTGATAACTATTTAAGTCGTGATGCACCTGCAATCATTACTGATGCAATGGATTCTTGGGCAGTCATGAACACAGACTATTTCTGGTTTGATAATATTACTCAT CTTTATTTGGAGAACGAACGATTAATGGAAACCGTACCATGCGCTTTGACCTCAAATTTGAGAACCGGTTCATCCGATTTGGCAGCATTTTTACGTCGGGTGCATTCTCCAGAAGTAGCTAAGTGGTTTGTGCATTGGCAAAATTGCGAGATCAATGCGGTAAAGGTGTTGCGGAAATATTATCAGCGTCCGTACTTCCTTTCGAGTACAGTCTCGCCAGCACATTTCAACTGGGTGCTCATGTCTTCGGATTATAATAGTCCAAGTTATAAAAAGGTAGAACTAGACACTGGTCTCATTGCTCTGGCTCAGTTGAGAGGAGCTACGCAACTTCGTTTGACTCCTATAAATCCTTGCAATAGTTCTTGTCCTGAGTTAATAGCAGATCTGCATCAAGGCGAAATGC TGGTATTTACCAATTTGATGTGGACTCTGGAGTATGCGCCAATGAGAGGATTGGACAATATTGCTATCTTAACTGAGACTGTCTGGGAAGAGGAAACATAG
- the Arc42 gene encoding activator-recruited cofactor subunit 42 isoform X1, translating into MNKIKLLGTQNLSMVFNIVTRNIAALSMLPEEHRMLQKTCKDFAEGELKPIAAEIDKKHLYPKDQIQKMGELGLMSIAVPENLGGTGLDYLAYAVALEEISKACASTGVIMSVNNSLYLGPIEKFGNKYHKEKYITPFTTGTKIGCFALSEPGNGSDAGAASTTAEKNGANYVINGTKSWITNGYESDAAVLFATTDKTKKHKGISAFIVDKPKEGLSLGKKEDKLGIRGSSTCSLIFENYEVSPENLLGEAGMGFKIAMMTLDSGRIGIAAQALGIAQASLDCAIEYASQRQAFGNPIIKLQTIQQKIADMALKVESSRLLTWRAAVLKDNGEPYTKEAAMAKLSASEAATFCSHQCIQILGGMGYVTDMPAERHYRDARITEIYEGTSEIQRLVIAGNVIKEYNLN; encoded by the exons atgaataaaataaagttaCTGG GAACTCAAAATTTATCCATGGTATTTAACATAGTCACTCGAAATATTGCTGCCCTTTCCATGTTACCAGAGGAACACAGAATGCTTCAAAAAACATGCAA AGATTTTGCAGAAGGAGAATTGAAGCCAATAGCTgcagaaattgataaaaaacaTCTTTACCCGAAAGACCAAATACAAAAAATGGGAGAATTAGGATTAATGAGCATAGCAGTACCTGAAAATTTAGGTGGTACTGGACTTGATTATTTGGCTTATGCTGTTGCACTGGAAGAAATATCTAAGGCTTGTGCCAGTACAGGAGTTATAATGAGTGTAAATAATTCTCTCTATTTGGGACCAATAGAAAAATTTGGCAATAAATAtcacaaagaaaaatatataactcCTTTTACAACTGGTACAAAAATTGGATGTTTTGCCCTCAGTGAACCTGGTAATGGCAGTGATGCAGGTGCTGCTTCTACTACTGCTGAGAAAAATGGAGCTAATTATGTAATTAATGGTACAAAATCATGGATAACAAATGGATATGAATCAGATGCAGCTGTTTTATTTGCCACAACAGATAAGACAAAAAAGCATAAAGGTATAAGTGCTTTTATTGTTGATAAGCCAAAAGAAGGTCTTTCTCTTGGTAAAAAGGAAGATAAATTGGGTATTCGCGGTAGCAGCACCTGTTCTTTAATCTTTGAAAACTATGAAGTATCACCTGAAAATTTGTTAGGAGAAGCAGGAATGggttttaaaattgcaatgatGACTTTAg aTTCTGGTAGAATCGGTATTGCCGCTCAGGCACTAGGTATAGCTCAAGCATCCCTTGATTGTGCAATAGAATATGCATCACAACGACAAGCATTTGGCAATCCTATTATCAAGCTACAGACAATTCAACAAAAAATTGCTGACATGGCATTAAAAGTAGAAAGTTCAAGATTATTGACATGGCGTGCAGCTGTACTTAAGGACAATGGCGAACCATAtacaaaa GAAGCCGCTATGGCGAAGTTGTCAGCATCTGAGGCAGCTACCTTTTGTAGTCATcaatgtatacaaattttaggTGGTATGGGTTACGTTACTGATATGCCCGCAGAACGTCATTATAGAGATGCGCGTATAACTGAAATTTACGAGGGCACTTCGGAGATACAAAGACTGGTTATAGCTGGAAATGTTATTAAAGAATacaatttaaattga
- the Arc42 gene encoding activator-recruited cofactor subunit 42 isoform X2, producing MGELGLMSIAVPENLGGTGLDYLAYAVALEEISKACASTGVIMSVNNSLYLGPIEKFGNKYHKEKYITPFTTGTKIGCFALSEPGNGSDAGAASTTAEKNGANYVINGTKSWITNGYESDAAVLFATTDKTKKHKGISAFIVDKPKEGLSLGKKEDKLGIRGSSTCSLIFENYEVSPENLLGEAGMGFKIAMMTLDSGRIGIAAQALGIAQASLDCAIEYASQRQAFGNPIIKLQTIQQKIADMALKVESSRLLTWRAAVLKDNGEPYTKEAAMAKLSASEAATFCSHQCIQILGGMGYVTDMPAERHYRDARITEIYEGTSEIQRLVIAGNVIKEYNLN from the exons ATGGGAGAATTAGGATTAATGAGCATAGCAGTACCTGAAAATTTAGGTGGTACTGGACTTGATTATTTGGCTTATGCTGTTGCACTGGAAGAAATATCTAAGGCTTGTGCCAGTACAGGAGTTATAATGAGTGTAAATAATTCTCTCTATTTGGGACCAATAGAAAAATTTGGCAATAAATAtcacaaagaaaaatatataactcCTTTTACAACTGGTACAAAAATTGGATGTTTTGCCCTCAGTGAACCTGGTAATGGCAGTGATGCAGGTGCTGCTTCTACTACTGCTGAGAAAAATGGAGCTAATTATGTAATTAATGGTACAAAATCATGGATAACAAATGGATATGAATCAGATGCAGCTGTTTTATTTGCCACAACAGATAAGACAAAAAAGCATAAAGGTATAAGTGCTTTTATTGTTGATAAGCCAAAAGAAGGTCTTTCTCTTGGTAAAAAGGAAGATAAATTGGGTATTCGCGGTAGCAGCACCTGTTCTTTAATCTTTGAAAACTATGAAGTATCACCTGAAAATTTGTTAGGAGAAGCAGGAATGggttttaaaattgcaatgatGACTTTAg aTTCTGGTAGAATCGGTATTGCCGCTCAGGCACTAGGTATAGCTCAAGCATCCCTTGATTGTGCAATAGAATATGCATCACAACGACAAGCATTTGGCAATCCTATTATCAAGCTACAGACAATTCAACAAAAAATTGCTGACATGGCATTAAAAGTAGAAAGTTCAAGATTATTGACATGGCGTGCAGCTGTACTTAAGGACAATGGCGAACCATAtacaaaa GAAGCCGCTATGGCGAAGTTGTCAGCATCTGAGGCAGCTACCTTTTGTAGTCATcaatgtatacaaattttaggTGGTATGGGTTACGTTACTGATATGCCCGCAGAACGTCATTATAGAGATGCGCGTATAACTGAAATTTACGAGGGCACTTCGGAGATACAAAGACTGGTTATAGCTGGAAATGTTATTAAAGAATacaatttaaattga
- the vib gene encoding phosphatidylinositol transfer protein vib: MLIKEFRVTLPLTVEEYQVAQLYSVAEASKNNTGGGEGIEVLKNEPFTDYPLLGGKYSSGQYTYKIYHLASRVPAFIRIMLPKNSMEIHEEAWNAYPYCKTVITNPGYMKENFVIMIESFHIDDVGNQNNVHELPPDKLKIREVVHIDIANDPIANADYKEDEDPTKFKSVKTGRGPLVGKDWKNNVQPIMTCYKLVTCEFKWFGLQNRVESYIQKAERRLFTNFHRQVFCWIDRWYGLTMEDIRAIEENTKVELDRQRHQGEVRGMRADD, translated from the exons ATGCTTATCAAGGAATT CCGTGTCACTTTGCCTCTTACAGTGGAAGAG TATCAAGTGGCTCAGCTGTACTCTGTAGCAGAAGCTAGTAAAAATAATACTGGCGGTGGAGAGGGTATAGAAGTGCTAAAAAATGAGCCATTCACAGATTATCCTTTGCTTGGTGGAAAATATTCTTCAGGCCAATATACATACAAGATTTATCATTTAGCTAGTAGAGTGCCTGCTTTTATTCGTATTATGCTGCCAAAGAATTCTATGGAAATTCACGAAGAAGCTTGGAATGCTTATCCTTATTGCAAAACTGTTATAACT AATCCTGGATATATGAAAGAGAACTTTGTAATTATGATAGAATCATTTCACATTGATGATGTTGGAAATCaaaataat gttCATGAATTACCtcctgataaattaaaaataagagaagtggTACATATAGATATTGCAAATGATCCGATTGCAAATGCTGATTATAAAGAGGATGAAGATCCAACAAAGTTTAAATCTGTAAAAACAGGTCGGGGCCCACTTGTTGGCAAAGATTGGAAAAATAATGTTCAACCTATAATGACATGCTATAAGTTAGTCACTTGTGAATTTAAGTGGTTTGGTCTACAAAATCGTGTTGAAAGTTATATTCAAAAAGCAGAAAGGCGTCTTTTTACTAACTTTCATAGACAAGTGTTTTGTTGGATAGATCGTTGGTACGGTTTGACAATGGAAGATATTAGAGCAATTGAAGAAAATACGAAAGTAGAATTGGATAGG CAAAGACATCAAGGAGAAGTAAGGGGTATGCGAGCTGATGATTGA